The DNA sequence AATTTAGGATTCATTTTTCAGTTTTACAATTTGGTGCCTAATCTTACTGTAAGGGAAAATATTCAGGTGTGTGAGTATTTGGCAAAACAGCCTCTTGATATGGACGAATTATTGGATATATTAGGACTTACAGAGCATCAGAACAAGTTCCCGTCTCAGTTATCCGGAGGTCAACAGCAGCGTTGTGCCATTGCAAGAGCATTGATTAAGAATCCAAAGTTGTTACTTTGTGATGAACCCACAGGAGCACTGGATTCTAACACCTCCAGAGATATTTTGGTTTTGTTGGAAGAGATTAATAAGAAGTATGGAACAACCATGCTGATTGTCACTCACAACAATTCCATTAAAAATATGGTACATAAAGTAATCATCATAAAGGATGGTCAGATTAAAAAGGAATATGAGAATGAAGTGAGAGTACCGGCAGCAGAATTGGAGGATTTATAGAATGCAGAAAATACTTAGAAAGCGTGTATGGCGTGATTTAAAGGAGAATGTTTTACGTTATTTAGCACTGGGCTTTATGATTATTCTGGGAATGTATCTTATCATTAGTATGGTAGGCGCTGCAGATACCATAATCGTTGGCGTAGATAAAGTAGCAGAACAAGCCAAGGTAGAGGATGGACAGTTTGGGGTATTCGTTCCACTGACAGAACGGCAAAGGAAAGAACTTACAGATAAGGGGATTGATTTAGAAGAGATGTTTTATCTTGATTTTCGGGCAGAAGAGGAAAGTACACTTCGTGTATTTAAAAATAGGGAAAGAATCAATCTCTTACAACTAGAGGAAGGAAATAGTCCGGAAACAGAGAAAGAAATTGTATTGGAAAAACGTTACTGTGAAGAACATGATATTCAGACAGGAAATGTTGTTTCAGTAGGAAAGCAGGAATTTACCGTGTGCGGAATTGGAACGGTTCCGGATTATGATGCTGCATATCGCAACTTGTCCGATAGTAGTGTGGATTCCGGTCAGTTTGGCATTGCTTTTGTTACAGAAGAGGCATACGATTCCTTAAATGCATCAGCCACCAGCGATAAGGCAGAAGAATATCTTTATGCATATCGTTTAAATGGAAAAATGACGGATACGGAATTAAAAGAAGAACTGAAGGGATTAAAGGTTTCAGAGAATGAAATAAAGGATGCAACAGGACAGATGTTGCATGCATCCTTGCAGGAAATATCTCAGGGAAGTGAGAAACTTTCAGAGGGAATTGGTGAACTAAAAGAACAATCGGATGAATTAATGGATAAGTATTTTGATATAGAAATCAGTAATTTAACACATTTTCTTACCACAGAAGATAATCCCAGAATCAAGGCTTCGGCAAACGATCAGGTGCTTACTAAGGTGGCAGGTCTTATGGCTGGTGTGATTGTTATGGTTTTGTTTACCTATGTGATTTCTGTTTTTGTGATTCATGGAATTGAAAAGGAAAGCAGTATTATTGGTGCATTATATGCACTTGGAGCAAAGCGGAAGGATTTGATTTATCACTATTTGATGCTTCCGGTTATTGTGACTTTTATTGCAGGCGTGATAGGAACCGCGCTTGGCTACAGTAAATGGGGAATTGATGTTCAGATGGCAGATTGTTATG is a window from the Roseburia sp. 499 genome containing:
- a CDS encoding ABC transporter ATP-binding protein → MYLEVKNMKKSYGEGGSYLQVLKGITTGVEQGQMCVIQGTSGSGKSTFLNCIGGLDTLDSGSIKVDGMEIAGLKQQALSDYRRDNLGFIFQFYNLVPNLTVRENIQVCEYLAKQPLDMDELLDILGLTEHQNKFPSQLSGGQQQRCAIARALIKNPKLLLCDEPTGALDSNTSRDILVLLEEINKKYGTTMLIVTHNNSIKNMVHKVIIIKDGQIKKEYENEVRVPAAELEDL